From Virgibacillus ihumii, the proteins below share one genomic window:
- a CDS encoding GerMN domain-containing protein, whose product MKKRRILLPIIPVSLAIVLTGCFQGEQSLNNKNEEIDPPKENAEAVNNLENATKGEKNAKDETAENSANTVSRQLYLLDANGMVASQTLELPVPDSKEVAAQSLEYLVKGGPVAQLLPTGFQAVLPQGTEILGLNLKDNGTMIVNVSKDFKNYKAENEAEILQAMTYTLTQFDSVNTIKLEINGKPLNAMPVNGTPIGDGYSRANGINLVQSDAVDLMQSKPVTLFFPAVQDKNHYFVPVTKYLNVSDEDLYSSMVQALVEGPGFSTNLQHVFNEQTELVTSPSVNSGVLELKFSQSVLKNSDKAVIPDKVMETLVRTLTGDGTVEAVEVQVENVETLFNEEGEPYTEPVTTQMLTPAKRL is encoded by the coding sequence ATGAAAAAGCGCAGAATCCTGCTGCCGATTATACCTGTAAGTCTGGCCATTGTACTGACTGGATGTTTTCAGGGAGAACAGTCATTAAACAATAAGAACGAGGAGATTGATCCGCCAAAAGAAAATGCTGAAGCTGTAAATAATCTGGAAAATGCAACCAAGGGTGAAAAAAACGCGAAGGACGAAACGGCTGAGAATTCGGCCAACACTGTCTCAAGACAATTATATTTGCTTGATGCCAATGGCATGGTAGCTTCGCAAACCTTGGAACTTCCGGTGCCAGACTCGAAAGAAGTTGCTGCACAGTCATTGGAATACCTTGTTAAAGGTGGACCAGTGGCACAGCTTCTCCCGACTGGTTTCCAAGCTGTACTGCCACAGGGAACAGAAATACTGGGGTTGAATTTAAAGGATAATGGGACGATGATAGTAAATGTATCGAAAGATTTCAAAAACTATAAAGCTGAAAATGAAGCTGAAATTCTTCAAGCCATGACATACACGTTGACACAGTTTGATAGTGTGAATACCATCAAGCTGGAGATCAACGGGAAACCGTTGAATGCCATGCCGGTTAATGGAACTCCGATTGGGGATGGGTATTCCCGCGCAAATGGAATTAATCTGGTTCAATCTGATGCAGTGGATCTGATGCAAAGCAAGCCGGTTACACTTTTCTTCCCGGCGGTACAGGATAAAAACCACTATTTTGTTCCAGTTACCAAGTATCTTAACGTATCGGATGAGGATTTATACAGCTCAATGGTTCAGGCTCTTGTGGAAGGCCCGGGATTCAGCACCAATTTGCAGCATGTGTTTAATGAACAGACAGAATTGGTAACCAGTCCAAGCGTCAACAGTGGTGTGCTTGAATTGAAATTCAGCCAGTCGGTATTAAAGAACAGTGATAAGGCAGTCATACCGGACAAGGTGATGGAAACTCTTGTAAGGACGTTGACAGGGGATGGAACAGTTGA